From the Opitutus sp. ER46 genome, one window contains:
- a CDS encoding polysaccharide biosynthesis/export family protein — protein MALVALNAAAMGQAASAPETAPAPRLDDKKVIPYRITRGDRLAVSIFGEPDLTAGNKRVEGNGTINLTLVGYVRVYGLTLAEAADAIEAAYRDGRILRNPEVTVMVEEYSPRVVTVSGKVKFPGRVDLPPEQQWTIKDVITKVGGFDDTARGTAVRLIRKQPDGSSKVYTLDVQSTLLGKDRASTSTDASFPVEPDDTIYVPEKII, from the coding sequence ATGGCCCTGGTCGCGCTCAACGCCGCCGCCATGGGCCAGGCCGCCTCCGCGCCTGAAACGGCGCCGGCGCCCCGCCTCGACGACAAGAAGGTCATCCCCTATCGCATCACCCGCGGTGATCGCCTCGCCGTTTCCATCTTCGGCGAGCCGGACCTGACCGCCGGCAACAAGCGCGTGGAAGGCAACGGCACCATCAATCTCACGCTCGTCGGCTATGTGCGCGTCTACGGCCTGACGCTCGCCGAGGCGGCGGACGCCATCGAGGCGGCCTATCGCGACGGGCGCATCCTCCGCAACCCGGAGGTCACCGTGATGGTCGAGGAGTACTCGCCGCGCGTGGTCACCGTGTCCGGCAAGGTCAAGTTCCCGGGGCGCGTGGATCTGCCGCCCGAGCAGCAGTGGACGATCAAGGACGTGATCACCAAGGTCGGCGGTTTCGACGACACCGCCCGCGGCACCGCGGTGCGGCTCATTCGCAAGCAGCCCGACGGCTCGAGCAAGGTGTACACGCTGGACGTGCAGAGCACGCTGCTGGGCAAGGACCGCGCCTCGACCTCCACCGACGCCTCGTTCCCGGTTGAGCCGGACGACACCATCTACGTGCCCGAGAAGATCATTTAA
- a CDS encoding polysaccharide biosynthesis tyrosine autokinase: protein MADANAKPPPPPPVDHDDETVSERRTLRDYYIMLRERLWIALPLALLVAVGYAYKNLQETPRYAATARMQFEKPDRIVMAEGVVDTAVRSEVDMNTHTEVLKSSSLREEVVASFSADEIKVLQRAALKRLPPGSPPTNVGIPMGELSVFPIRNTYLIAVTVTHDDPDAAALVANRFVEVFMKRLYDTAGGRTADAVKFLREQASRLEREAQEKEQALQQYMTKHQLTSLDTSQSMSDEALKKAHTMRDDARLRLMAVDEKITQVEAYQKEKRNLFEVVEIANYGAVPSLRAQLSTLQQEQNILSERYYERHPRMIDVANRIDVTEKELAKAVQLAIDDLRARQAEARQAYESFSAEFAQREKDAMRLGELRVEFNSLVQQSQVARENYQNIFKRLTDTTTVKNLDKIPLHPLDHAVANRWPVSPNRQKITRTAIGLGLMVFLGVALGLSFIDDRIKSAWDVESFVGANLLGIVPDLGNLKDEEKYTLMLTEKQVQGAESFLSVYSSIKIHSKLDFPKSVLVTSTIPGEGKTLISCNVAGCFARHGKKTLLIDCDLRRPMLHRHFKQENKNGLITWFESGAMLDSNLTTHPSLGIVPVAENLWLLCSGGRSKSPTELLENPVFGQLLERLKKEFDLVIVDSPPLGAVTDSVLIAERVDEIVYVCRFNRAYRKHIRLYMRTLRQGKNEVLGIVLNGLSPRRIEYYSNYRYYRSYKKYYGAQT from the coding sequence ATGGCCGACGCCAACGCCAAGCCTCCTCCCCCGCCCCCCGTCGATCACGACGACGAGACCGTGTCCGAACGCCGGACGCTGCGGGACTACTACATCATGCTGCGCGAACGCCTGTGGATCGCGCTGCCGCTCGCGCTGCTGGTGGCCGTAGGCTACGCGTACAAGAACCTGCAGGAGACGCCGCGCTACGCCGCGACCGCCCGCATGCAGTTTGAGAAGCCGGATCGCATCGTGATGGCCGAAGGGGTGGTCGACACGGCGGTCCGCAGCGAGGTCGACATGAACACCCACACCGAGGTGCTGAAGAGCAGCTCGCTGCGGGAGGAAGTGGTGGCGTCGTTCTCCGCCGACGAGATCAAGGTGCTGCAACGCGCGGCCCTCAAGCGGCTGCCGCCCGGCTCGCCCCCGACCAACGTCGGCATCCCCATGGGCGAGCTCAGTGTGTTTCCGATCCGCAACACCTACCTGATCGCCGTGACGGTGACGCACGACGATCCCGACGCCGCGGCCCTGGTCGCGAACCGCTTTGTCGAGGTGTTCATGAAGCGCCTGTACGACACCGCGGGCGGCCGGACGGCCGATGCGGTGAAGTTCCTGCGCGAGCAGGCGTCGCGCCTGGAGCGCGAGGCGCAGGAGAAGGAGCAGGCGCTGCAGCAGTACATGACAAAACACCAGCTCACCTCGCTGGACACCTCGCAAAGCATGAGCGACGAGGCGCTGAAGAAGGCGCACACGATGCGGGATGACGCCCGGCTCCGGCTGATGGCGGTCGACGAGAAGATCACGCAGGTGGAGGCTTACCAGAAGGAGAAGCGGAACCTCTTTGAGGTTGTCGAAATCGCGAACTACGGGGCGGTGCCCTCGCTGCGGGCCCAGCTCAGCACGCTGCAGCAGGAGCAGAACATCCTTTCCGAGCGCTACTACGAGCGTCACCCCCGGATGATCGACGTCGCGAACCGGATCGATGTCACCGAGAAGGAGCTCGCGAAGGCGGTGCAGCTCGCGATCGACGACCTGCGCGCGCGGCAGGCCGAGGCCCGGCAGGCCTACGAATCATTCTCGGCGGAGTTTGCCCAGCGGGAGAAGGACGCGATGCGGCTCGGCGAACTGCGCGTCGAGTTCAACAGCCTCGTGCAGCAGTCCCAGGTCGCGCGCGAGAACTACCAGAACATCTTCAAACGGCTGACCGACACCACGACGGTCAAGAACCTGGACAAGATTCCGCTGCACCCGCTCGACCACGCGGTGGCGAACCGTTGGCCGGTGTCGCCCAACCGCCAGAAGATCACGCGGACCGCCATCGGCCTCGGCCTGATGGTCTTCCTCGGCGTGGCCCTCGGATTGAGTTTCATCGACGACCGCATCAAGAGCGCCTGGGACGTCGAGTCGTTCGTGGGGGCCAACCTCCTCGGCATCGTCCCGGATCTCGGAAACCTGAAGGATGAGGAGAAGTACACGCTGATGCTGACTGAGAAACAGGTCCAGGGGGCCGAGTCGTTCCTCAGCGTCTACAGCTCGATCAAGATTCACTCGAAGCTCGATTTTCCGAAGTCGGTGCTCGTCACGAGCACGATCCCCGGCGAGGGCAAGACGCTCATCTCGTGCAACGTCGCGGGGTGCTTTGCCCGCCACGGGAAGAAGACGCTGCTCATCGACTGCGACCTGCGGCGGCCGATGCTCCACCGCCATTTCAAGCAGGAGAACAAGAACGGGCTCATCACGTGGTTCGAGTCCGGCGCCATGCTGGACAGCAACCTGACAACCCACCCCTCCCTCGGGATCGTGCCGGTGGCCGAGAACCTCTGGCTCCTCTGCTCCGGCGGCCGCTCGAAGAGCCCCACCGAGCTGCTCGAGAACCCGGTCTTCGGGCAACTGCTCGAGCGCCTCAAGAAGGAGTTTGATCTCGTGATCGTCGACTCGCCGCCGCTCGGCGCGGTCACCGATTCCGTGCTCATCGCGGAGCGCGTGGACGAGATCGTCTACGTCTGCCGGTTCAACCGCGCGTATCGAAAGCACATCCGGCTCTACATGCGCACGCTGCGGCAAGGGAAGAACGAGGTGCTCGGCATCGTGCTGAACGGCCTGTCGCCGCGCCGGATCGAGTACTACTCCAACTACCGGTACTACCGGAGCTACAAGAAATACTACGGCGCGCAGACGTAG
- the lpxI gene encoding UDP-2,3-diacylglucosamine diphosphatase LpxI (LpxI, functionally equivalent to LpxH, replaces it in LPS biosynthesis in a minority of bacteria.), with protein sequence MLSSFLPASFDPKRPLVLIAGQGIYPVLIAQAVRAAGVPLRLVGFDEETRPDLVNSFPADERRILKVGQLGAMLKALETFGAGYALMAGQITPRRLFKGLHPDLKATRILLSLRRRNAETIFGAIAAEIEKLNVTLLDARSFLDGHMAQAGCMTGRRFPIEDDYVAHGVHIARECARLDIGQGCVVRKGTVLAVEAFEGTDEMLRRAGGFKTDGALFVKTVKARQDWRFDVPCFGLRTLETMHEAGLAAAALESGKVIMLDRAAVIEQARTWGISLLGFE encoded by the coding sequence GTGCTCTCCTCCTTCCTCCCCGCCAGCTTCGACCCGAAACGCCCGCTTGTTCTCATCGCGGGCCAGGGCATCTATCCGGTCCTGATCGCGCAGGCGGTGCGCGCCGCCGGGGTGCCGCTGCGGCTCGTCGGCTTCGACGAGGAGACGCGCCCGGACCTGGTCAACTCGTTCCCCGCCGACGAACGCCGGATCCTCAAGGTCGGGCAACTCGGCGCGATGCTGAAGGCGTTGGAAACCTTCGGGGCCGGTTACGCCCTCATGGCGGGCCAGATCACACCCCGCCGGCTTTTCAAGGGACTGCACCCCGACCTCAAGGCCACGCGCATCCTGCTGTCGCTGCGGCGCCGCAATGCGGAGACCATTTTCGGCGCCATTGCCGCCGAGATCGAGAAGCTCAACGTCACCCTGCTCGACGCCCGTTCGTTCCTCGACGGCCACATGGCACAGGCGGGTTGCATGACCGGGCGGCGCTTTCCGATCGAGGACGACTACGTGGCGCACGGCGTTCACATCGCGCGGGAATGTGCCCGGCTGGACATCGGCCAGGGCTGCGTGGTCCGCAAGGGCACGGTGCTGGCCGTCGAGGCGTTTGAAGGCACCGACGAGATGCTGCGCCGTGCCGGCGGGTTCAAAACCGACGGCGCGCTGTTCGTGAAGACGGTCAAGGCCCGCCAGGACTGGCGTTTCGACGTGCCGTGCTTCGGCCTCCGCACCCTCGAGACGATGCACGAAGCGGGACTCGCCGCCGCCGCCCTGGAGTCTGGCAAGGTCATCATGCTCGACCGCGCCGCGGTCATCGAACAGGCGCGGACCTGGGGCATCAGCCTGCTGGGTTTCGAATAG
- a CDS encoding bifunctional nuclease family protein has translation MNNDVVAVSIKGVMPTANGCAVFLGNDEKTFVIYVDHSVGNAIQMTLSGVKRERPLTHDLIGSILLGLGAQLDHIVVNDAREGTFFARILLRMENELGKKIVEIDARPSDSIVLALQQKRMIFVARPVFEAVEDMTEILERVLKQQAEEGESEEEP, from the coding sequence ATGAATAACGACGTCGTTGCCGTCAGCATCAAAGGGGTGATGCCCACCGCCAACGGCTGCGCCGTGTTCCTCGGCAACGACGAGAAAACCTTCGTCATCTACGTCGACCACTCGGTGGGAAACGCGATCCAGATGACCCTCAGCGGCGTGAAGCGGGAGCGTCCCCTCACCCACGACCTGATCGGCAGCATCCTGCTCGGGCTCGGCGCGCAACTGGACCACATCGTCGTCAACGACGCCCGCGAAGGCACCTTTTTTGCCCGCATCCTCCTGCGCATGGAGAACGAGTTGGGAAAGAAGATCGTCGAGATCGATGCCCGGCCCAGCGACTCTATCGTCCTGGCGCTGCAGCAGAAGCGCATGATCTTCGTCGCCCGGCCCGTCTTCGAGGCCGTGGAGGACATGACCGAAATCCTCGAGCGCGTGCTCAAGCAGCAGGCCGAGGAGGGCGAGTCCGAGGAAGAGCCCTGA
- a CDS encoding tRNA-dihydrouridine synthase family protein, whose amino-acid sequence MTSVSNAARLPEGQAPGQPLTALAPMQDVTDLAFMRVIAHYGAPDYFFTEFFRVHAQSRPEKHILRSIDENETGRPVFAQLIGEDLHHLERTTVELLRHPVAGIDLNLGCPAPKVYKKNVGGGLLREPEKIGSILKMLRAAVPGLLTVKMRIGFDNTAAYDQILDLINEHRVDLLTVHGRTVKEMYRSEVHYDFIAHAVQRVHCPVLANGNVTSAPRAVSVISQTRAAGVMVGRHAIRNPWVFRQCREQFAGRPPSVVTLAHVRDYVEHLFQATQVEGLLERYHVNKMKKYLNFVGQSVDPTGAFLHAMRRAETAAQLFAVCDEHLLAEPTREFAAEPYPGVIARPNCETPADVGQGRDGCGAEAM is encoded by the coding sequence ATGACGTCTGTTTCCAACGCCGCGCGCCTCCCCGAAGGTCAGGCGCCGGGGCAACCGCTGACTGCGCTCGCTCCGATGCAGGACGTCACCGACCTGGCGTTCATGCGAGTCATCGCGCACTACGGTGCGCCCGACTACTTTTTCACGGAGTTCTTCCGGGTCCATGCGCAGTCACGACCGGAAAAGCACATCCTGCGGTCGATCGACGAGAACGAGACCGGCCGCCCCGTGTTTGCCCAGCTGATCGGCGAGGATCTCCACCATCTCGAGCGTACCACGGTGGAGCTCTTGCGGCACCCCGTGGCGGGCATCGACCTGAACCTCGGCTGCCCGGCCCCCAAGGTTTACAAGAAGAACGTCGGCGGCGGGCTGCTGCGCGAGCCGGAGAAGATCGGGTCCATCCTGAAGATGCTGCGGGCGGCGGTGCCTGGCCTGCTCACGGTCAAGATGCGGATCGGCTTCGATAACACCGCGGCGTACGACCAGATCCTCGACCTGATCAACGAGCACCGCGTCGACCTGCTCACCGTGCACGGCCGCACCGTGAAGGAGATGTACCGGAGCGAGGTGCACTACGACTTCATCGCCCACGCCGTGCAACGGGTGCATTGCCCCGTGCTGGCCAACGGCAACGTGACGTCCGCGCCCCGGGCCGTGAGCGTGATCAGCCAGACCCGTGCCGCCGGGGTGATGGTGGGGCGCCACGCCATCCGCAACCCCTGGGTCTTCAGGCAGTGCCGGGAACAGTTCGCCGGCCGCCCGCCCTCGGTCGTGACGCTGGCCCACGTCCGCGACTACGTGGAGCACCTGTTCCAGGCGACGCAGGTCGAGGGCCTGCTCGAGCGGTACCACGTGAACAAGATGAAGAAGTACCTGAACTTTGTCGGCCAGAGTGTGGATCCGACCGGGGCGTTTCTTCACGCCATGCGCCGCGCGGAAACGGCCGCCCAGCTCTTCGCTGTCTGCGACGAACACCTGCTCGCCGAACCTACCCGCGAATTCGCCGCCGAACCCTACCCCGGCGTCATCGCCCGGCCGAATTGCGAAACCCCGGCCGACGTCGGCCAAGGCCGCGACGGTTGCGGCGCCGAGGCGATGTAG
- a CDS encoding iron-sulfur cluster assembly protein, giving the protein MSPAAFTLARECAATAIPSGQVVTLPSGLGVHVVQTLGGHVTVRTDDGLFRIAEAEASALAGYVPAARSDAVASSADGFSEQAVWDALKTCFDPEIPVNIVDLGLIYDLATAPASDGRHEVEVKMTLTAPGCGMGPVIAEDARQKIAALPGVSSARVHIVWDPQWTPQMISAEGRKVLGLE; this is encoded by the coding sequence ATGTCCCCCGCCGCCTTCACCCTCGCGCGCGAGTGCGCTGCCACCGCCATTCCGTCGGGCCAGGTTGTGACGCTGCCCTCCGGACTCGGGGTGCATGTGGTCCAGACGCTCGGCGGCCATGTCACCGTTCGCACGGACGACGGGCTCTTCCGCATCGCGGAGGCGGAGGCGTCGGCACTGGCGGGCTACGTGCCAGCCGCGCGTTCCGACGCCGTGGCGTCGAGCGCCGACGGCTTCAGCGAACAGGCCGTGTGGGACGCGTTGAAGACCTGCTTCGACCCGGAGATCCCCGTCAACATCGTCGATCTCGGCCTCATCTATGACCTGGCGACCGCGCCCGCCTCCGACGGTCGCCATGAGGTGGAGGTGAAGATGACGCTGACCGCCCCGGGGTGTGGCATGGGGCCCGTTATCGCGGAAGATGCCCGCCAGAAGATCGCCGCCCTGCCGGGAGTCTCATCCGCCCGCGTGCACATTGTCTGGGATCCGCAATGGACGCCCCAGATGATCTCGGCCGAGGGACGCAAGGTCCTCGGGCTGGAGTAA
- the sppA gene encoding signal peptide peptidase SppA produces the protein MKNFFTSLLGSLVALIVFFGGCFLLFVGLVATVASMGGKKDYSTAEFERGSYLVVDLSTNITDAPPPIDLGVLGGGDETLQLRNVTHALRAAAKDDRIAGVYISGDLSSAAFGAGYAQLREVRNALLEVKAAGKPVVAYLTYATTRSYYLASAASELVIDPYGVILMPGLATEPMFYAGAFEKYGVNVQVTRVGKYKSAVEPFIRRDMSPENREEIQSLLNDIWGGVLADIAPSRGVKVAQLQATVDREGIIRAETAKANRLVDRVAYRDEIFDDLKEKTGRGADSKRAFKQVALSDYAKSAKDIVDTVGADGTSGSGDRIAIVYAEGEIVDGEGRNGEIGATEFSRELRRLRRDPSVKAVVLRVNSPGGSASASEVIQREVRLIKQVKPIVVSMGSYAASGGYWISTYGDRIFAEPTTITGSIGVFGIQFDVQKLAGDFGVTFDRVKTGKYADAMTIARPKTPEELAIVQRMVDWIYAQFVGKVAESRKLPRARVEEIAQGRVWSGTAAKELGLVDEIGGLDAAIAYAAKKAKIQDSYRLVEFPREKPLMEALQEMLAGRHPNRADASTLAGKVVHRLESELKVLQSLNDPQGVYARMPLNLTVN, from the coding sequence ATGAAGAACTTCTTTACGTCGCTCCTGGGATCGCTCGTCGCCCTTATCGTCTTCTTTGGCGGCTGCTTCCTGCTCTTCGTCGGCTTGGTCGCGACGGTCGCCTCCATGGGCGGCAAGAAGGACTACTCCACCGCCGAGTTTGAGCGTGGTTCCTACCTGGTGGTGGATCTGTCGACCAACATCACGGATGCCCCGCCGCCGATCGATCTCGGCGTCCTCGGTGGCGGTGATGAGACCCTGCAGCTGCGCAACGTCACCCATGCGCTCCGGGCGGCCGCCAAGGACGACCGCATCGCGGGCGTCTACATCAGCGGCGACTTGTCCTCCGCGGCGTTTGGCGCCGGGTACGCGCAGCTGCGCGAAGTCCGCAACGCCCTGCTCGAGGTGAAGGCGGCGGGGAAACCGGTCGTGGCCTACCTGACCTACGCGACCACCCGCAGCTACTATCTGGCCTCGGCCGCCAGCGAACTCGTCATCGATCCCTACGGCGTGATCCTCATGCCGGGTCTCGCGACGGAGCCGATGTTTTACGCCGGCGCCTTCGAAAAGTACGGCGTCAACGTCCAGGTCACGCGCGTCGGCAAGTACAAGTCCGCGGTCGAGCCGTTCATCCGCCGCGACATGAGCCCGGAGAACCGGGAAGAGATCCAATCTTTGCTGAACGACATCTGGGGTGGGGTCCTCGCCGATATCGCGCCGAGTCGTGGCGTGAAGGTGGCGCAGTTGCAGGCCACGGTGGATCGCGAGGGCATCATCCGCGCCGAGACCGCGAAGGCGAACCGGCTCGTTGATCGCGTCGCGTACCGGGACGAGATCTTCGACGACCTGAAGGAGAAGACCGGCCGCGGCGCAGACTCCAAGCGGGCGTTCAAGCAGGTTGCGCTCAGCGACTATGCCAAATCGGCCAAGGACATCGTCGATACCGTCGGCGCCGACGGCACCAGCGGCAGCGGTGACCGCATCGCGATTGTCTACGCCGAGGGCGAGATCGTCGATGGCGAGGGCCGGAACGGCGAGATCGGCGCCACGGAGTTTTCGCGCGAGCTGCGACGGCTGCGCCGTGACCCGAGCGTCAAGGCCGTTGTCCTGCGCGTGAACAGCCCCGGTGGCAGCGCCTCCGCTTCCGAAGTGATCCAGCGCGAGGTGCGGCTGATCAAGCAGGTGAAGCCGATCGTCGTGTCCATGGGCAGCTACGCCGCGTCGGGCGGGTATTGGATTTCCACGTACGGCGACCGCATCTTCGCGGAGCCGACCACCATCACCGGGTCAATCGGCGTGTTCGGCATCCAGTTCGATGTCCAGAAGCTCGCCGGCGATTTTGGCGTCACCTTCGACCGGGTGAAGACCGGCAAATACGCCGATGCGATGACGATCGCGCGGCCGAAGACGCCCGAGGAACTCGCGATCGTGCAGCGGATGGTGGACTGGATCTATGCGCAGTTCGTCGGCAAGGTCGCCGAATCGCGCAAGCTGCCGCGGGCCCGCGTGGAGGAGATCGCCCAGGGGCGCGTCTGGTCGGGCACCGCGGCGAAGGAGCTCGGGCTGGTCGACGAGATCGGCGGTCTCGATGCCGCCATCGCCTACGCGGCCAAGAAGGCCAAGATTCAGGACTCGTACCGGCTCGTCGAATTTCCGCGCGAGAAACCGCTGATGGAGGCGTTGCAGGAGATGCTGGCGGGCCGCCATCCGAATCGGGCCGACGCCTCCACGCTCGCGGGCAAGGTGGTGCACCGGCTCGAGTCCGAGTTGAAGGTGCTGCAGTCCCTTAACGATCCCCAGGGCGTCTATGCCCGCATGCCCCTGAACCTCACCGTCAACTGA